Proteins co-encoded in one Pseudomonas fluorescens genomic window:
- a CDS encoding ABC transporter permease: MIELLQEYWKAFLYTDGQNITGLAMTMWLLSASIFFGFIVSIPLSIARVSPHFYIRWPVQFYTYLFRGTPLYIQLLICYTGIYSLAAVRAQPLLDSFFRDAMNCTILAFALNTCAYTTEIFAGAIRSMNHGEVEAAKAYGLTGWKLYAYVIMPSALRRSLPYYSNEVILMLHSTTVAFTATIPDILKVARDANSATFLTFQSFGIAALIYLTITFALVGLFRLAERRWLAFLGPTH; the protein is encoded by the coding sequence ATGATCGAACTCCTGCAGGAATACTGGAAAGCCTTCCTTTATACCGACGGCCAGAACATCACCGGGCTGGCCATGACGATGTGGCTGCTCAGCGCCTCGATCTTCTTCGGCTTCATCGTGTCGATTCCGTTGTCGATCGCCCGGGTCTCGCCGCACTTCTACATCCGCTGGCCGGTGCAGTTCTACACCTACCTGTTCCGCGGCACGCCTCTCTATATCCAGCTGCTGATCTGCTACACCGGGATCTACAGCCTGGCCGCGGTGCGCGCCCAACCGCTGCTCGACAGTTTCTTTCGCGATGCGATGAACTGCACGATCCTGGCTTTCGCCCTCAACACCTGCGCCTACACCACGGAGATTTTCGCCGGGGCGATCCGCAGCATGAACCACGGCGAAGTCGAAGCGGCCAAGGCCTACGGCCTGACCGGCTGGAAACTGTATGCCTACGTGATCATGCCGTCGGCGCTGCGCCGGTCGTTGCCGTACTACAGCAACGAAGTGATCCTGATGCTGCACTCGACCACCGTGGCCTTCACCGCGACCATCCCCGACATCCTGAAAGTCGCACGGGACGCCAACTCGGCGACCTTCCTGACCTTTCAGTCGTTCGGCATCGCCGCGCTGATCTACCTGACCATCACCTTTGCGCTGGTCGGCCTGTTCCGCCTCGCCGAACGCCGATGGCTGGCCTTCCTTGGCCCGACCCACTAG
- a CDS encoding ABC transporter permease: MFENLLQNLGLSAFSLKGFGPLLLEGTWMTIKLSALSLLVAVLLGLLGASAKLSKVKLLRLPAQLYTTLIRGVPDLVLMLLIFYSLQTWLTTLTDYLEWEYIEIDPFTAGVLTLGFIYGAYFTETFRGAILAVPRGQVEAATAYGLKRGQRFRFVVFPQMMRFALPGIGNNWMVMLKATALVSIIGLADLVKAAQDAGKSTYQLFYFLVLAALIYLLITSASNFILRWLERRYAAGAREAVR; this comes from the coding sequence ATGTTCGAAAACCTCTTACAAAATCTGGGGCTATCCGCCTTCAGCCTCAAGGGCTTTGGTCCTTTGCTGTTGGAAGGCACCTGGATGACCATCAAATTGTCGGCGTTGTCGCTGCTGGTGGCCGTGCTGCTCGGCCTGCTCGGCGCCAGTGCCAAGCTGTCAAAAGTCAAACTGCTGCGCCTGCCCGCCCAGCTCTACACCACGCTGATTCGCGGGGTACCGGACCTGGTCCTGATGCTGCTGATCTTCTACAGCCTGCAAACCTGGCTGACGACGCTCACTGACTACCTGGAATGGGAATACATCGAGATCGACCCGTTCACCGCCGGGGTCCTGACCCTGGGCTTCATTTATGGCGCGTACTTCACTGAAACCTTTCGCGGCGCGATTCTCGCGGTGCCGCGCGGGCAGGTCGAAGCCGCCACCGCCTATGGCCTCAAGCGCGGCCAGCGCTTTCGTTTCGTGGTGTTCCCGCAAATGATGCGCTTCGCCCTGCCGGGCATCGGCAACAACTGGATGGTGATGCTCAAGGCCACCGCACTGGTTTCGATCATCGGCCTGGCCGATCTGGTCAAGGCAGCGCAGGACGCCGGCAAGAGCACCTATCAACTGTTTTACTTCCTGGTCCTCGCCGCGCTGATTTATCTGCTGATCACCAGTGCCTCGAACTTCATCCTGCGCTGGCTCGAACGCCGCTACGCCGCCGGTGCCCGGGAGGCCGTACGATGA
- a CDS encoding penicillin acylase family protein, which produces MASPALSHFLPRFGVAAAVAGVLSLTGCQTWNAQDTLPPTSGVQPLKGLAQNVSVRRNAMGMPLIESNSFHDALFALGYVHASDRINQMVTLRLLAQGRLAEMSGASMLDADRYMRAVNLKKSAGELYKASSPRLKRFFEVYARGINAYLFRYADKLPGDLASSGYKPEYWKPEDSALIFCLLNFSQSANLPEEIASLVLAQTVTTDKLAWLTPSAPDENLPMAEVDKLQGIKLNGQIPGLNELSSASEQLAAMNLLGASTSNNWAIAPQRSRSGKSLLASDSHGPLAAPSLWSFVQIHAPKYQAAGVTVAGLPMVLGGFNGKVAWSATSVFGDNQDLFLEKIRRQGSSLTYEVNGKWQPLSVRNETYFVKGQRPIREAVYETRHGALLNSAQAAAQGTGFGLALQTPSFTDDKSLDAFFDLSRAQTAERASDASREIRAIALNLVFADASNIGWQVTGRFPNRREGEGLLPSPGWEGRYDWDGYADPMLHPYDQDPAQGWLGTANQRVIPHGYGMQLSNSWAAPERGERLAEMAGSGKQDGRSMIAMQYDQTTTFAAKLKKMFEAPGMAQPLKQAIDALPEADRSKAREAYTRLMAFDGKLSPTSADAAIYELFLQESMKQIFLDELGPQSSPAWKAFIANGDLSYAAQADHLLGREDSPFWDDARTPQKEDKPAILARSLAAAITAGDSQLGGDHKAWQWGKLHRYEWKNANGQTVRGPIAAGGDHTTLNTAAFAWGQDFNTTRAPSMRFIVDFGQSEPLMGQNGTGQSGNPVSPNYLNGIDPWLKGQYIGLPMQPQNFDRVYGKTRLTLTPGK; this is translated from the coding sequence ATGGCCTCGCCAGCCCTTTCACATTTTCTTCCCCGGTTCGGCGTTGCCGCAGCAGTGGCCGGTGTTCTGAGCCTGACCGGTTGTCAGACCTGGAACGCCCAGGACACCCTCCCGCCCACCTCCGGTGTACAGCCGCTCAAGGGCCTGGCGCAGAACGTTTCGGTACGCCGCAATGCCATGGGCATGCCGCTGATCGAAAGCAACAGCTTCCACGATGCGTTGTTCGCCCTCGGTTATGTACACGCCAGCGACCGCATCAATCAGATGGTCACCCTGCGCCTGCTGGCCCAGGGTCGTCTGGCGGAAATGTCCGGGGCTTCGATGCTCGACGCCGACCGCTACATGCGCGCCGTCAATCTGAAGAAAAGCGCCGGAGAGCTGTACAAGGCCTCGTCGCCACGGCTCAAGCGCTTCTTCGAAGTCTATGCGCGGGGCATCAACGCCTACCTGTTCCGCTACGCCGACAAGTTGCCGGGGGATCTGGCCTCCAGCGGCTACAAGCCTGAATACTGGAAACCGGAAGATTCGGCGCTGATTTTCTGCCTGCTGAACTTCAGTCAGTCGGCCAACCTGCCGGAAGAAATCGCTTCGCTGGTGCTGGCGCAGACCGTCACCACCGACAAGCTCGCCTGGCTGACGCCGTCCGCCCCTGACGAAAACCTGCCGATGGCTGAAGTCGACAAACTGCAAGGCATCAAGCTCAACGGGCAGATTCCCGGCCTGAACGAACTGAGCAGCGCCAGCGAACAACTGGCGGCGATGAACCTGCTCGGCGCCAGCACCTCGAACAACTGGGCGATTGCCCCGCAACGCAGCCGCAGCGGCAAGAGCCTGCTGGCCAGCGACAGCCATGGGCCGCTGGCCGCGCCGTCGCTGTGGAGTTTCGTGCAGATTCACGCACCTAAATACCAGGCCGCCGGCGTGACTGTCGCCGGCCTGCCGATGGTGCTCGGTGGTTTCAACGGCAAAGTGGCGTGGAGCGCGACCAGTGTTTTCGGTGACAACCAGGACCTGTTTCTGGAAAAGATCCGTCGCCAGGGCAGCAGCCTGACCTACGAGGTCAACGGCAAATGGCAACCGCTGAGCGTGCGCAACGAAACCTATTTCGTCAAAGGCCAGCGGCCGATTCGTGAAGCGGTGTACGAAACCCGCCACGGCGCGCTGCTCAACAGTGCTCAGGCCGCCGCTCAGGGCACAGGTTTCGGCCTGGCCCTGCAGACGCCGAGCTTCACCGATGACAAATCCCTCGATGCGTTTTTTGATCTGAGCCGCGCGCAAACCGCTGAACGCGCCTCGGACGCCAGCCGGGAAATCCGCGCCATCGCGCTGAATCTGGTATTTGCCGACGCCAGCAACATCGGCTGGCAAGTCACCGGGCGATTCCCGAACCGCCGTGAAGGCGAAGGCCTGTTGCCGTCGCCGGGCTGGGAAGGTCGCTACGACTGGGACGGTTACGCCGACCCGATGCTGCATCCGTACGATCAGGATCCGGCGCAGGGCTGGCTCGGCACCGCCAATCAGCGGGTCATTCCCCATGGCTACGGCATGCAACTGTCCAATTCCTGGGCCGCGCCGGAGCGTGGCGAGCGCCTCGCAGAAATGGCCGGCAGCGGTAAACAGGACGGTCGCAGCATGATCGCCATGCAGTACGACCAAACCACCACGTTCGCCGCCAAGCTGAAGAAAATGTTCGAAGCCCCGGGCATGGCACAGCCGCTGAAACAGGCGATCGATGCCCTGCCGGAAGCCGACCGCAGCAAGGCCCGCGAAGCCTACACCCGCTTGATGGCGTTCGACGGCAAACTCAGCCCGACCTCCGCCGACGCGGCGATCTACGAGCTGTTCCTGCAGGAAAGCATGAAGCAGATTTTCCTCGACGAACTCGGCCCGCAAAGCAGCCCGGCGTGGAAAGCGTTTATCGCCAATGGCGATCTGTCCTACGCCGCCCAGGCCGATCACTTGCTGGGCCGCGAAGACAGTCCATTCTGGGACGACGCCCGTACCCCGCAAAAAGAAGACAAACCGGCGATCCTGGCCCGCAGTCTGGCGGCCGCGATTACTGCCGGCGACAGTCAGTTGGGTGGCGATCACAAAGCCTGGCAGTGGGGAAAACTGCACCGCTACGAGTGGAAGAATGCCAACGGCCAGACCGTCCGCGGCCCGATCGCGGCTGGCGGCGATCACACGACGCTGAATACGGCGGCGTTTGCCTGGGGCCAGGACTTCAACACCACGCGTGCGCCGTCGATGCGCTTTATCGTCGACTTCGGTCAGAGCGAGCCGTTGATGGGGCAGAACGGCACAGGACAATCCGGAAATCCGGTGAGCCCGAACTACCTGAACGGCATCGATCCGTGGCTCAAGGGCCAGTACATCGGCTTGCCGATGCAGCCGCAGAACTTTGACCGGGTGTATGGCAAGACGCGGTTGACGCTTACCCCCGGCAAATAG
- a CDS encoding transporter substrate-binding domain-containing protein encodes MKKALLTLSALALCMAAGSALAKEYKELRFGVDPSYAPFESKAADGSLVGFDIDLGNAICAELKVKCKWVESDFDGMIPGLKANKFDGVISSMTVTEAREKVIDFSSELFSGPTAYVSKKGSGITDDVASLKGKTVGYEQGTIQEAYAKAVLDKAGVKTQAYQNQDQVYSDLTSGRLDAGIQDMLQAELGFLKSPQGADYEVSKPVDNHLLPAKTAVGIKKGNTELKALLDKGIKALHDDGKYAEIQKKHFGDLNLYSGK; translated from the coding sequence ATGAAAAAAGCATTGCTGACCCTTTCTGCACTGGCGTTGTGCATGGCCGCCGGCTCCGCGCTGGCCAAGGAATACAAAGAGCTGCGTTTTGGCGTCGATCCTTCCTACGCACCGTTCGAGTCGAAAGCGGCCGACGGCAGCCTGGTGGGCTTTGACATCGATCTGGGCAACGCGATCTGCGCCGAGCTGAAGGTCAAGTGCAAATGGGTCGAAAGCGACTTCGACGGCATGATTCCGGGCCTCAAGGCCAATAAGTTCGACGGCGTGATCTCGTCGATGACCGTTACCGAAGCCCGCGAAAAAGTCATCGACTTCTCCAGCGAGCTGTTCTCCGGCCCGACGGCCTACGTGTCGAAGAAAGGTTCGGGCATTACCGACGACGTCGCCTCGCTGAAAGGCAAAACCGTCGGTTACGAGCAAGGCACTATCCAGGAAGCCTATGCCAAAGCCGTGCTGGACAAGGCCGGCGTGAAAACCCAGGCCTACCAGAATCAGGACCAGGTGTATTCCGACCTGACTTCCGGCCGTCTCGATGCGGGCATTCAGGACATGTTGCAGGCCGAACTGGGCTTTCTGAAGTCGCCGCAGGGCGCCGACTATGAAGTCAGCAAGCCGGTCGACAACCACTTGCTGCCAGCCAAGACCGCTGTCGGTATTAAGAAAGGTAACACCGAGCTGAAAGCACTTTTGGATAAAGGTATCAAAGCGTTACACGATGACGGCAAATACGCCGAGATTCAAAAGAAACACTTTGGCGATCTGAATCTGTACAGCGGCAAATAA
- a CDS encoding SEC-C metal-binding domain-containing protein yields the protein MTQQPHVHGPDCNHDHDHHHDHDHGHVHGPNCGHAHQEPVRNALKDVGRNDPCPCGNGKKFKKCHGA from the coding sequence ATGACCCAGCAACCTCATGTCCATGGCCCAGACTGCAACCACGATCATGACCATCACCATGATCACGACCATGGCCATGTCCACGGCCCGAACTGTGGCCACGCCCACCAGGAACCGGTGCGCAATGCCCTGAAAGACGTCGGCCGCAACGACCCTTGCCCGTGCGGCAACGGCAAAAAATTCAAGAAGTGCCACGGCGCTTGA
- a CDS encoding succinylglutamate desuccinylase/aspartoacylase family protein, translating into MRHQIHDLLAPLPGTARQIHSFHFGPDKAQGKIYIQSSLHADELPGMLVAWHLKQRLAELEAAGRLISEFVLVPVANPVGLEQVLMDVPLGRYELESGQNFNRWFVDLSEEIGNEIEALLCDDPQRNLELIRTSLRNALARHTATTQLQSQRLTLQRLACDADMVLDLHCDFESVVHLYTTPEAWPQVEPLARYIESQASLLATDSGGQSFDECFTLLWWQLKERFGEHFEIPLGSFSVTVELRGQGDVTHPLASRDCQALIDYLIHFGAIAGEPKALPALPHPATPLAGVEPVATPVGGLLVYTATPGQLLEAGQKIAEIIDPISDRVTPVHCTASGLLYARSLRRMATAGMVIAHVAGAEAYRSGYLLSP; encoded by the coding sequence ATGCGCCACCAGATACACGATCTGCTGGCCCCGCTGCCGGGGACTGCACGACAGATTCACAGCTTTCATTTCGGCCCGGACAAGGCCCAAGGCAAGATTTACATCCAGTCCTCGCTGCACGCCGACGAACTGCCCGGCATGCTCGTGGCCTGGCACCTCAAGCAGCGTCTGGCGGAGCTGGAAGCCGCCGGGCGGCTGATCAGCGAATTCGTGCTGGTGCCGGTGGCCAACCCGGTCGGCCTCGAACAAGTGCTGATGGACGTGCCACTGGGCCGCTACGAACTGGAGAGCGGGCAGAACTTCAATCGCTGGTTCGTCGACCTCAGCGAAGAAATCGGCAACGAGATCGAAGCGCTGCTGTGCGACGATCCGCAGCGCAACCTGGAACTGATCCGTACCAGCCTGCGCAATGCCCTCGCCCGCCACACCGCCACGACTCAGCTGCAATCCCAGCGCCTGACCCTGCAACGGCTGGCCTGCGATGCGGACATGGTGCTGGACCTGCACTGCGATTTCGAATCCGTGGTCCATCTCTACACCACGCCCGAGGCCTGGCCGCAGGTCGAGCCGCTGGCGCGCTATATCGAATCCCAGGCGAGCCTGCTGGCCACCGACTCCGGCGGTCAGTCGTTCGACGAATGCTTCACCCTGTTGTGGTGGCAATTGAAGGAGCGCTTCGGCGAACACTTCGAAATTCCACTGGGCAGTTTCTCGGTCACCGTCGAGTTGCGTGGCCAGGGGGATGTCACCCATCCGCTGGCCAGTCGCGATTGCCAGGCGCTGATCGATTACCTGATCCATTTCGGTGCCATTGCCGGCGAGCCCAAAGCCTTGCCGGCGCTGCCACACCCCGCCACACCGCTGGCCGGCGTGGAACCGGTGGCCACTCCCGTCGGCGGCCTGCTGGTCTACACCGCCACGCCCGGCCAGCTTCTGGAAGCCGGGCAGAAAATTGCCGAAATCATCGACCCGATCAGCGACCGGGTCACGCCAGTCCATTGCACCGCTTCCGGTCTGCTCTATGCCCGCTCGCTGCGGCGCATGGCCACGGCCGGTATGGTGATCGCCCACGTCGCGGGCGCCGAAGCCTATCGCAGCGGCTACTTACTTTCGCCTTGA
- a CDS encoding YchJ family protein, with amino-acid sequence MSTAICPCGSGNLLDACCGHYHAGHPAPCAEALMRSRYSAYVLGLIDYLVTTTLPAQQAGLDRQSISNWSASSTWLGLNVESSEVFGGQPEHAFVTFTARWHDSQGEHSHRERSSFVQNSGRWYFIDPTVPLKVGRNDACPCASGQKFKKCCAGYFGA; translated from the coding sequence ATGAGTACAGCCATTTGCCCCTGCGGCAGCGGCAACCTGCTGGATGCCTGCTGCGGCCATTATCACGCCGGCCATCCGGCACCGTGCGCCGAAGCCCTGATGCGTTCGCGCTACAGCGCCTACGTGCTGGGCCTGATCGATTATCTGGTGACGACCACCCTGCCCGCCCAACAGGCCGGGCTCGATCGCCAGTCGATCAGCAACTGGAGTGCATCGAGCACCTGGCTCGGCCTCAACGTGGAAAGTTCGGAGGTCTTCGGCGGCCAGCCGGAACACGCCTTCGTCACCTTCACCGCCCGCTGGCATGACAGTCAGGGTGAGCACAGTCACCGCGAGCGCTCCTCGTTCGTACAAAACAGCGGGCGCTGGTACTTCATCGACCCGACCGTACCGCTCAAGGTCGGGCGCAACGATGCCTGCCCTTGCGCCAGCGGGCAGAAGTTCAAGAAGTGCTGCGCGGGGTATTTCGGCGCGTAG
- a CDS encoding cysteine hydrolase family protein: protein MELKANAALIIIDQQKGILEPRLGRRNNPSAEERILDLLGFWRRNGRPVIHVQHLSRSPDSVFWPEQSGVEFQERFLPQDGEWLIQKQVPDAFCATKLEVKLREAGIGQLVIVGVATNNSVESTARTAGNLGFDTWVAEDACFTFDKADYFGTPRSAEEVHGMSLGNLHGEYATVVSSVRILAAG, encoded by the coding sequence ATGGAGCTCAAGGCCAACGCTGCACTCATCATCATCGACCAGCAAAAAGGCATTCTGGAGCCGCGTCTGGGGCGGCGGAATAATCCGTCGGCCGAAGAACGGATCCTCGATCTGCTGGGCTTTTGGCGGCGCAACGGGCGGCCGGTGATCCACGTGCAGCACCTGTCGCGCTCACCGGATTCGGTGTTCTGGCCCGAGCAGTCAGGCGTGGAATTTCAGGAAAGGTTTTTGCCGCAGGACGGGGAATGGCTGATCCAGAAACAGGTGCCGGACGCGTTTTGTGCAACAAAGCTTGAAGTGAAGTTGCGTGAAGCCGGGATCGGGCAATTGGTCATTGTCGGCGTGGCGACGAACAACTCGGTGGAGTCCACGGCGCGCACGGCGGGCAATCTGGGGTTTGATACGTGGGTAGCGGAGGATGCGTGCTTTACCTTCGACAAGGCCGACTATTTCGGCACGCCGCGTTCGGCTGAAGAGGTGCACGGGATGTCGCTGGGGAATCTGCACGGGGAGTATGCGACGGTGGTCAGTTCGGTGCGGATTCTGGCGGCTGGCTGA
- a CDS encoding ATP-dependent DNA ligase: MKDFAGLYAELDATTSSNAKLAAMQAYFAHAAPQDAAWAVYFLSGGRPRQLVPVRILRELAVDVSGLTPWLFEESYQAVGDLAETISLVLPENPYTSEAGLAQWIEHKLLPLRGETPEYLAHQLPALWAQLDRPSLMLCIKLITGSFRVGVSKLLVTRALASMAGLDSKRVAQRLVGYTDLSNRPNAASYLKLIAPESSDEHAQRGGQPYPFFLAHALAQPVETFDALLGPASDWQVEWKWDGIRAQVVKRDGKLWVWSRGEELVTERFPEFDTLLHGLPDGTVIDGEIVVWKNNRPVTEDAFAPQSTEAPAVQPFALLQQRIGRKSLDRKILEDAPVVVLAYDLLEWQGEDWRNQPQARRRAQLEHVITQCNNPVLLPSPILTGDDWFDLARQREASRRLGVEGMMLKARDAMYGVGRTKDMGVWWKWKVDPFSVDAVLIYAQRGHGRRASLYSDYTFAVWDGPPGSSARALVPFAKAYSGLTDAEMREVDSIVRKTTVEKFGPVSSVKPSLVFELGFEGIALSRRHKSGIAVRFPRMLRWRQDKTVEEADSLATLQNLLV; the protein is encoded by the coding sequence ATGAAAGACTTCGCCGGGTTGTACGCCGAACTCGACGCCACCACCTCCAGCAACGCCAAACTGGCGGCCATGCAGGCCTACTTTGCTCACGCGGCGCCGCAGGACGCGGCCTGGGCGGTGTACTTTCTGTCCGGCGGACGGCCACGGCAACTGGTGCCCGTACGGATCCTGCGCGAACTCGCCGTCGACGTGTCGGGACTTACGCCGTGGCTGTTCGAGGAAAGCTATCAGGCCGTCGGCGATCTGGCGGAAACCATCTCGCTGGTGCTCCCGGAAAACCCGTACACCTCCGAGGCCGGCCTTGCTCAATGGATCGAGCACAAGCTGCTGCCCCTGCGTGGTGAAACCCCGGAATACCTCGCCCATCAGTTGCCGGCACTGTGGGCACAACTGGATCGGCCGAGCCTGATGCTGTGCATCAAACTGATCACCGGCAGCTTCCGGGTCGGCGTGTCCAAACTGCTGGTGACCCGCGCCCTGGCCTCCATGGCCGGGCTCGACAGCAAACGCGTGGCGCAGCGGCTGGTGGGTTACACCGATTTGTCCAACCGGCCGAACGCCGCCAGCTACCTGAAACTGATCGCCCCCGAATCCAGCGACGAACATGCCCAGCGCGGTGGTCAGCCCTACCCGTTCTTCCTCGCCCATGCGCTGGCGCAACCGGTGGAAACCTTCGACGCGTTGCTCGGCCCCGCGAGCGACTGGCAAGTCGAATGGAAGTGGGATGGCATTCGCGCGCAGGTGGTCAAACGCGACGGGAAACTGTGGGTCTGGTCGCGCGGCGAGGAATTGGTGACAGAGCGTTTTCCCGAATTCGACACCCTGCTGCACGGTTTACCCGACGGCACGGTGATCGACGGCGAAATCGTTGTGTGGAAAAACAACCGCCCGGTCACCGAAGACGCTTTTGCTCCGCAGTCGACAGAAGCGCCGGCGGTGCAACCGTTCGCCTTGTTGCAGCAACGGATCGGCCGTAAGTCGCTGGACCGGAAAATCCTCGAAGACGCGCCGGTGGTAGTACTCGCCTACGACCTTTTGGAGTGGCAGGGTGAAGACTGGCGCAACCAGCCTCAGGCCAGGCGTCGTGCACAACTGGAACACGTCATTACCCAGTGCAACAACCCGGTGTTGCTGCCGTCGCCGATTCTGACGGGTGACGACTGGTTCGACCTCGCCCGTCAGCGCGAGGCCTCCAGGCGCCTGGGGGTCGAAGGCATGATGCTCAAGGCCCGGGACGCGATGTATGGCGTCGGCCGGACCAAGGACATGGGCGTGTGGTGGAAATGGAAGGTCGACCCGTTCAGCGTCGACGCGGTGCTGATCTACGCCCAGCGCGGGCATGGTCGCCGCGCCAGCCTCTACAGCGATTACACCTTTGCAGTGTGGGACGGCCCGCCCGGTTCCAGTGCACGGGCGCTGGTGCCGTTTGCCAAGGCCTATTCCGGGCTGACCGATGCAGAAATGCGTGAGGTCGACAGCATCGTGCGCAAGACCACTGTGGAAAAATTCGGTCCGGTCAGCAGCGTGAAGCCGAGTCTGGTGTTCGAACTGGGCTTCGAAGGCATCGCCCTCTCTCGCCGGCACAAGAGCGGCATCGCCGTGCGCTTCCCGCGCATGCTGCGCTGGCGTCAGGACAAGACCGTCGAGGAGGCCGACAGCCTGGCGACCTTGCAAAACCTGTTGGTCTGA
- a CDS encoding LEA type 2 family protein has protein sequence MVGQWRIFKAFTLLLFLGLGGCASWFADDTLDPAVHLVKVEVVRAKLLEQKFILHFRIDNPNDSELTVRGLEYRVHLADMLLAEGEHEHWITVGAKSSAFYKVPIRTNLWPKVKDVVKMLKNPHQQVPYRLQGEMETGLFIAHYVHLERNGVIIPADLITE, from the coding sequence ATGGTCGGTCAATGGCGCATATTCAAAGCCTTCACACTGCTGCTGTTTCTGGGGCTCGGCGGCTGTGCCTCATGGTTCGCCGACGACACCCTCGACCCTGCCGTGCATCTGGTGAAGGTAGAAGTGGTGCGGGCCAAACTGCTCGAACAGAAATTCATCCTGCACTTTCGCATCGACAATCCCAATGACAGCGAGCTGACCGTGCGCGGCCTGGAATACCGCGTACATCTGGCTGACATGCTGCTGGCCGAGGGCGAGCATGAACACTGGATCACCGTCGGCGCCAAAAGCAGTGCTTTTTATAAGGTGCCGATCCGCACCAACCTGTGGCCGAAGGTCAAGGACGTGGTGAAAATGCTGAAGAATCCGCACCAGCAGGTTCCCTACCGCCTGCAAGGCGAAATGGAAACCGGTTTATTCATCGCTCACTACGTGCACCTGGAACGCAATGGCGTGATAATCCCCGCCGATTTGATTACGGAGTGA
- a CDS encoding ligase-associated DNA damage response exonuclease, which translates to MDLVIARPEGLYCPAGDFYIDPWRPVERAVITHAHGDHARTGNTHYLATSAGEGILRARLGQDINLQTVEYGQRLSHHGVTLSFHPAGHVLGSAQIRLEYGGEVWVASGDYKIEPDGTCAPFEPVRCHTFITESTFGLPIYRWQPQAQVFGEINQWWQANIQAGRTSVLFCYSFGKAQRILHGIDETLGPILSHGAVEPLNRVYREAGVYLPPTIYAGDVKKNDPMMRQALVIAPPSAGGSSWMRRFGDYSDSFASGWMRLRGTRRRRGVDRGFVLSDHADWPGLLWAIEQTGAERVMVTHGSIGVLVRHLREKGLDAQGFNTEYGDDEQDTLAVEPTVAEVQP; encoded by the coding sequence ATGGACCTTGTTATCGCCCGCCCCGAAGGCCTCTACTGCCCCGCCGGGGACTTCTATATCGATCCGTGGCGCCCGGTGGAGCGTGCGGTCATTACCCATGCTCATGGCGACCATGCCCGTACCGGCAACACTCACTATCTGGCCACCAGCGCCGGCGAAGGGATTCTCCGCGCGCGCCTGGGTCAGGACATCAACCTGCAAACCGTGGAGTACGGGCAGCGTCTGTCCCACCATGGTGTCACCCTGAGCTTCCACCCCGCCGGGCATGTCTTGGGTTCGGCGCAGATTCGCCTGGAGTACGGCGGCGAAGTCTGGGTCGCGTCCGGCGACTACAAGATCGAACCCGACGGCACCTGCGCCCCTTTCGAACCGGTGCGCTGCCACACCTTCATCACCGAATCGACCTTCGGCCTGCCGATCTACCGCTGGCAGCCGCAGGCGCAGGTGTTTGGCGAGATCAATCAGTGGTGGCAGGCGAATATCCAGGCTGGCAGGACCAGCGTGCTGTTCTGCTATTCGTTCGGCAAGGCCCAGCGAATCCTGCATGGCATCGACGAAACCCTCGGGCCGATCCTCAGCCACGGCGCGGTGGAGCCACTGAACCGGGTCTATCGCGAGGCCGGCGTGTATCTGCCACCGACGATCTACGCCGGCGACGTGAAGAAAAACGATCCCATGATGCGCCAGGCGCTGGTCATCGCCCCGCCGTCGGCCGGCGGCAGCAGCTGGATGCGCCGTTTCGGCGATTACAGCGACAGCTTCGCCAGCGGCTGGATGCGCCTGCGTGGTACCCGTCGGCGGCGCGGCGTGGATCGCGGTTTCGTGCTTTCGGATCACGCCGACTGGCCCGGCCTGTTGTGGGCCATCGAACAGACCGGCGCCGAACGGGTGATGGTCACTCACGGCTCGATCGGTGTGCTGGTCCGCCACCTGCGGGAAAAAGGGCTGGATGCTCAAGGTTTCAACACCGAATACGGTGACGATGAACAGGACACCCTCGCCGTCGAACCCACCGTGGCCGAGGTGCAACCATGA